In the genome of Agelaius phoeniceus isolate bAgePho1 chromosome 14, bAgePho1.hap1, whole genome shotgun sequence, the window AAGACTCTGAAAACTTCAGTATCatgaaaactgaagaaaaatgcaatttttggTTTTCATTATTGAGCCAAAAATTGTGGGTTAAGCTTCATTTGTAAAAAGACTTCTGGTGTTTGAAAAACTAAATGTAGTTTTATAGAGGCCTAAGTCTATTTTTACAAATCTAGTTCTTAAGTAGAATAGTACATTACTCACAGTGTTGGTAAATTACATGAGGGAGGTTTTGTTTCTATGATTTCAGTATTCATAGAAATGCATGTGTGTAAACTGCAATTTTTGTGCATAATTCTTTAATTAAAGCATCTTCACTTCTTTAGGTAGAACAGCTGGAAAATGAGACTTGTCTTCCTGCACCTCcagaaaagaagggaaattcAACAGAACTACTTGAGAGTGACAAACATAAAAGTGATTGGGAAGGCAATGAAGACAGAGGTATTGCTACTTTGGGTGCTTGAACTCTTCTGCATAACACTGACAGGACCTGTCTGAATTGTTAGTCCTTCCAAACTAGGCATCTTTTGGTTCTGTAACATAAAACCAGTACTGGCTGCTGAATTGTTGTGATGGAAAAAATCAAGTACACTCAACAAAGTGATGCTGAAGTGGTGAACTTTGAGGGCAgcactaaaaaaaccccacgaGCTGAAAGCATCATGTTCAGAAGCACATGTCCTACACAGCTGGCTGGACCTCAGTGTGTGAAACTGAGTTCCTTGACACTCAGAAAAACCTTAACCATAGCATTTTATGTTATGTGTGCCAGGTGACTTTGATTGCCTTCTGTTTACTGGATCTTCCTTTGCCACTCGCCCAGAGAGAATTTTCCCAGTCATTGTAGATGGCTTTTCTAGGCACACACATGCAGAAATGTCTAGAGAAATCTGGTTAGTAGTCTTACAGCTAAGGGTATACACAGGAAACAACTAAACAGCAACTAATGTGTGCACCTGAAACAGACAGCAACTTTCAGTCGCTCCCTGGATTAGGTATGTTCAaactaaaatttattttttttctcttgtctcACTTGGACAGCCCATTTCTAAATAGGCTCTGAACAAGCTTTTTTATcagtcagcagtgcccagacCTGGGGCATTCCTGTTAAAGGACTGCACTATCTGGAATGCATACAGATGGTGTCTGAATTGTAACCATTAAGTGCACACTCTTTTCCTCTGTTTAATGCAGGATTACCAGCCCAGGTGGGACCCTGTGCAAAGGGAGGTGGTTTTAAGGAGACACCAGGTGTAAAAACTCCCTCTGATGCTGCCCCTGactcctgtgattctgtggtagAAGACCCCTGTGCTTTGCTGCAGGAGGATGGGAGCCTTCCTGGTGTGGGTCATCCCTACAAAGGAGCCACACTCCCCCTGAGGCCTGAGCCTTCTCCAGTGAACCTGCAAGGACACCACAGTGCAGGAGTGATGTACTCTGCAGATGAGACTGCTAATGAATCAAAAATACATCCCCAAAGTACCAGTGCTGAAGTACCTGCacttccagagctgcagcaacTTGAAGGAGAAGCTGCTGTGTCTCCAGACATACCCACAGCTGACTTGTTCAGCAGTGGTGTGGAAACATCTGGCATGGGTACATTGCCAGATGTTGCACCAAGTTCCTCAGTACATTCTGTGGATCTAAACAGTAAAGCCCAGGAAAAGGGGGATCCACTGTTTAGTGGCAAAGAAGAATTCTTTGGTACTGCTGGGAATCATTCCAGCCATGCTGTCTCACATACTCCACAAGCTGCAGTAGCTGATGCAGAGTCTTGTTCTGACATCAAGACAGTGGCTGATTTGAGGTCTGAAAAGAGTTCAGTAGCAAAAAATGACAAAGAAACTTGTGAAATTATGGAATTTCAGTTATCCAAGGACAGTGTAGAAAAAAAAGTAGCCACTGCTGCATCTGTCTCAGAAGCAGTTTGTGTGGTACCTTGCAGCAAATTGGAAGCATGTTTCAAAGCAGAAATAGTTCCTGTTTCAAAGGGCAACCAAGGCAGTCAACAGGCCAACACATCTTGCATTTCTGAAAAACTTTCCATTGGCTGTCTTGCCTCTTCAAGTTTGGCTGGCTTGAAGAGTAATATATCTTCTGATGCTGAGAGTAAGGATTACCAGGTAagcactgcagcttctcacagaaaaaCAGCAGAAGGCAGCCAATCATCAgatgaaaatgtaaaaagtcCACTGAAGACTGCTTCTGCTAAACCAGTCAGATTTACCATTGCACCAGCATGGCAAAGATCTCTCTCAGGGGGTTCAAGTTCAAAGGAAGATTCCTATTCCAGAAGTTCTCCAACATCCCCCATAAGACCAGAGTTCTTTGAAGGAATGACAAAAGAGCCCACACGTTTTGATGCAGTTCTGCAGGCATCAGCAAAAACCAACTCAGAGAGACTTGATCGAGAGTGTAAGGACAGAGATCTGCACTTGAATTCTTTTATGGAGTGGGCTGACCATGAAACACAAAACTTTGAGAGCCCATTTGGAGTCAGACTAAGAAGAACATCATCTTTACTAAAATACCAGAACGAAAGCCGTGTAGAGCCTCCAAAGCTGAtccccccagctgctccagctgcttctTCTGCTGCAGTCAAGGAGGGTCAGAAATTGATGGGCTCTGGGAAGCCTCCTCCAAGCCTTCCTGTCAACACAAAATCAGTTGTTAAAAAAACAGATCTCCTAGAAGACAAAAATCCTGCCAAGGCCAGATCAGAAGAAGTGGCAAAGAAGCAAAATGGTTATAAACCTTCAGGTATTTATGCTGTGTTTGTATCCAAACATTGTAGAAAACAGTGGAAATGTAAAGAGCCTTGTCAGAGcgcacaaaaaaaaatttaaaatcctCTTGGCTAAGAACCAAATTCAGCCTTGAGTTCATCACCACTGTAATTTAATTGGCTTGATGATTTGGCCAGTCAAGAGAATTCTTGGCTTATCTTAATGAAGGGTG includes:
- the KIAA1210 gene encoding acrosomal protein KIAA1210 homolog isoform X3, with amino-acid sequence MLQISDYIMATRPTEVTQSPGDTVEECTGKKKSKFQTFKNFFAKKKRKEPPPPRGESNLKPCQSSSDVSIAVLNTAALHSPGEAGPKGSMGNKALSHDSVFILESAPGNVTGDALSQENRPGRVRTLQLQLQKNVKLGSPPLVITGKKLEDAGAVSEDDGLPRSPPEISTLHEVLTDSPNKSSNPVQRHSSLSLGGTDSEDEQIPSGASSRPISPLSSATQGTPMSGGSSFLPVDFTIPASPLGCLDTSAARHRIAINPRRQRGFTNKHQLPLQVEQLENETCLPAPPEKKGNSTELLESDKHKSDWEGNEDRGLPAQVGPCAKGGGFKETPGVKTPSDAAPDSCDSVVEDPCALLQEDGSLPGVGHPYKGATLPLRPEPSPVNLQGHHSAGVMYSADETANESKIHPQSTSAEVPALPELQQLEGEAAVSPDIPTADLFSSGVETSGMGTLPDVAPSSSVHSVDLNSKAQEKGDPLFSGKEEFFGTAGNHSSHAVSHTPQAAVADAESCSDIKTVADLRSEKSSVAKNDKETCEIMEFQLSKDSVEKKVATAASVSEAVCVVPCSKLEACFKAEIVPVSKGNQGSQQANTSCISEKLSIGCLASSSLAGLKSNISSDAESKDYQVSTAASHRKTAEGSQSSDENVKSPLKTASAKPVRFTIAPAWQRSLSGGSSSKEDSYSRSSPTSPIRPEFFEGMTKEPTRFDAVLQASAKTNSERLDRECKDRDLHLNSFMEWADHETQNFESPFGVRLRRTSSLLKYQNESRVEPPKLIPPAAPAASSAAVKEGQKLMGSGKPPPSLPVNTKSVVKKTDLLEDKNPAKARSEEVAKKQNGYKPSEKVSLYLETASSEPAWVSVAKLKQKGFQEHPLAKERKDEGKSLTKVDQGEVEYQPGICAGENTLKKKKKPSSSQGKKTQTKTGVSAAAGKVGPMSQEASVVPAVEKEARHSPNLPMTPCSPAEPPWLSLAKKKAKAWSEMPQIVQ
- the KIAA1210 gene encoding acrosomal protein KIAA1210 homolog isoform X1; translated protein: MHTHLPGSTMAGFYGCLKSKNDYIMATRPTEVTQSPGDTVEECTGKKKSKFQTFKNFFAKKKRKEPPPPRGESNLKPCQSSSDVSIAVLNTAALHSPGEAGPKGSMGNKALSHDSVFILESAPGNVTGDALSQENRPGRVRTLQLQLQKNVKLGSPPLVITGKKLEDAGAVSEDDGLPRSPPEISTLHEVLTDSPNKSSNPVQRHSSLSLGGTDSEDEQIPSGASSRPISPLSSATQGTPMSGGSSFLPVDFTIPASPLGCLDTSAARHRIAINPRRQRGFTNKHQLPLQVEQLENETCLPAPPEKKGNSTELLESDKHKSDWEGNEDRGLPAQVGPCAKGGGFKETPGVKTPSDAAPDSCDSVVEDPCALLQEDGSLPGVGHPYKGATLPLRPEPSPVNLQGHHSAGVMYSADETANESKIHPQSTSAEVPALPELQQLEGEAAVSPDIPTADLFSSGVETSGMGTLPDVAPSSSVHSVDLNSKAQEKGDPLFSGKEEFFGTAGNHSSHAVSHTPQAAVADAESCSDIKTVADLRSEKSSVAKNDKETCEIMEFQLSKDSVEKKVATAASVSEAVCVVPCSKLEACFKAEIVPVSKGNQGSQQANTSCISEKLSIGCLASSSLAGLKSNISSDAESKDYQVSTAASHRKTAEGSQSSDENVKSPLKTASAKPVRFTIAPAWQRSLSGGSSSKEDSYSRSSPTSPIRPEFFEGMTKEPTRFDAVLQASAKTNSERLDRECKDRDLHLNSFMEWADHETQNFESPFGVRLRRTSSLLKYQNESRVEPPKLIPPAAPAASSAAVKEGQKLMGSGKPPPSLPVNTKSVVKKTDLLEDKNPAKARSEEVAKKQNGYKPSEKVSLYLETASSEPAWVSVAKLKQKGFQEHPLAKERKDEGKSLTKVDQGEVEYQPGICAGENTLKKKKKPSSSQGKKTQTKTGVSAAAGKVGPMSQEASVVPAVEKEARHSPNLPMTPCSPAEPPWLSLAKKKAKAWSEMPQIVQ
- the KIAA1210 gene encoding acrosomal protein KIAA1210 homolog isoform X2 yields the protein MHTHLPGSTMAGFYGCLKSKNDYIMATRPTEVTQSPGDTVEECTGKKKSKFQTFKNFFAKKKRKEPPPPRGESNLKPCQSSSDVSIAVLNTAALHSPGEAGPKGSMGNKALSHDSVFILESAPGNVTGDALSQENRPGRVRTLQLQLQKNVKLGSPPLVITGKKLEDAGAVSEDDGLPRSPPEISTLHEVLTDSPNKSSNPVQRHSSLSLGGTDSEDEQIPSGASSRPISPLSSATQGTPMSGGSSFLPVDFTIPASPLGCLDTSAARHRIAINPRRQRGFTNKHQLPLQVEQLENETCLPAPPEKKGNSTELLESDKHKSDWEGNEDRGLPAQVGPCAKGGGFKETPGVKTPSDAAPDSCDSVVEDPCALLQEDGSLPGVGHPYKGATLPLRPEPSPVNLQGHHSAGVMYSADETANESKIHPQSTSAEVPALPELQQLEGEAAVSPDIPTADLFSSGVETSGMGTLPDVAPSSSVHSVDLNSKAQEKGDPLFSGKEEFFGTAGNHSSHAVSHTPQAAVADAESCSDIKTVADLRSEKSSVAKNDKETCEIMEFQLSKDSVEKKVATAASVSEAVCVVPCSKLEACFKAEIVPVSKGNQGSQQANTSCISEKLSIGCLASSSLAGLKSNISSDAESKDYQVSTAASHRKTAEGSQSSDENVKSPLKTASAKPVRFTIAPAWQRSLSGGSSSKEDSYSRSSPTSPIRPEFFEGMTKEPTRFDAVLQASAKTNSERLDRECKDRDLHLNSFMEWADHETQNFESPFGVRLRRTSSLLKYQNESRVEPPKLIPPAAPAASSAAVKEGQKLMGSGKPPPSLPVNTKSVVKKTDLLEDKNPAKARSEEVAKKQNGYKPSEKVSLYLETASSEPAWVSVAKLKQKGFQEHPLAKERKDEGKSLTKVDQGEPGICAGENTLKKKKKPSSSQGKKTQTKTGVSAAAGKVGPMSQEASVVPAVEKEARHSPNLPMTPCSPAEPPWLSLAKKKAKAWSEMPQIVQ